The Strix aluco isolate bStrAlu1 chromosome 1, bStrAlu1.hap1, whole genome shotgun sequence genome has a window encoding:
- the TRIP13 gene encoding pachytene checkpoint protein 2 homolog produces the protein MDEAAGDLKQALPSVWDSVQIHVEVHQKSSSTAKKEDIRRSVLKLLNRHNVVFGDYKWTEFDDDFLNSNVQSVSIVDTELKLKDRQPIDLSKTSLSLHIFHLNEEGPRSENLEEENEDIIAANHWVLPAAEFHGLWESLIYDTEVKSHLLDYVTTTLLFSDKNVDSNLISWNRVVLLHGPPGTGKTSLCKALAQKLTIRLSYRYRYGQFIEINSHSLFSKWFSESGKLVTKMFQKIQELIDDKDALVFVLIDEVESLTAARSAFKAGTEPSDAIRVVNAVLTQIDQIKRYPNVVILTTSNITEKIDMAFVDRADIKQYIGPPSPAAIFKIYLSCLEELMKCQIIYPRQQLLTLRELEMIGFVENNVSRLSLVLKEISRRSDGLSGRVLRKLPFLAHALYIQSPSVTMTTFLQALSLAVDKQFEERKKLADCV, from the exons atggatgaagccgcgggggACTTGAAGCAAGCGCTCCCCAGCGTGTGGGACAGCGTTCAGATACACGTGGAGGTTCATCAGAAATCAAGCAG CACGGCCAAGAAAGAAGATATCAGGAGGAGTGTCTTAAAGCTGCTGAACAGACATAATGTGGTGTTTGGTGATTACAAGTGGACAGAGTTTGATGATGATTTCCTTAACAGCAACGTGCAGTCAGTGTCTATTGTGGATACAGAGCTGAAACTGAAAGACAGACAG CCTATTGACTTGAGCAAAACCAGTCtttctcttcatatttttcatcTGAACGAAGAAGGACCAAGATCTGAAAACCTGGAAGAAGAGAATGAGGATATCATCGCAGCTAACCACTGGGTGCTACCAGCAG CTGAATTCCATGGCCTTTGGGAAAGTCTTATATATGACACTGAAGTAAAATCACAT ttaCTTGATTATGTGACAACGACATTactattttctgacaaaaatgtTGACAGCAACCTGATATCATGGAACAGAGTTGTTTTGCTGCATG GCCCTCCTGGAACTGGTAAAACCTCTCTCTGTAAAGCACTGGCTCAGAAGCTGACAATTCGACTGTCATACAG GTACAGGTATGGACAGTTCATTGAGATAAACAGCCATAGCCTTTTCTCTAAATGGTTTTCTGAG AGTGGCAAGCTTGTAACCAAGATGTTCCAGAAGATTCAAGAGTTAATTGATGACAAAGATGCTCTTGTATTTGTACTGATTGATGAG GTAGAAAGCCTCACAGCAGCCCGCAGTGCCTTCAAGGCAGGCACAGAGCCTTCAGATGCTATTCGTGTGGTGAATGCTGTACTGACACAAATAGATCAGATTAAAAG GTATCCCAATGTAGTTATCCTGACCACTTCAAATATTACGGAGAAAATTGACATGGCCTTTGTAGACAGGGCTGACATAAAACAATACATTGGacctccatcccctgcagcaatatttaaaatatatctttcttGCTTGGAAGAACTGATGAAG TGTCAAATTATATATCCTCGGCAGCAGCTCCTGACACTCAGAGAGCTAGAGATGATAGGCTTTGTAGAAAATAATGTGTCAAGGTTAAGCCTGGTACTAAAAGAAATCTCAAG AAGAAGTGATGGTCTTAGTGGCCGGGTCCTGAGAAAACTTCCTTTCCTAGCACATGCACTTTATATTCAA tccCCCAGTGTTACAATGACAACGTTTCTTCAGGCTCTTTCACTTGCAGTAGACAAACaatttgaagaaagaaagaaacttgcAGACTGTGTGTGA